Part of the Caldilineales bacterium genome is shown below.
AATACGGGCGTCATTCTCGCGCGCTTGTGCAAACCAGACCACCAGAAAACGATCTTCAGCGGCGGCGACTGCCGGGCGTGGCGTCCAGGTAGCGGAGGCGTCGTAATTGGAGTAGTCGCCATTGTTGGCCAATGCCAGATCGCTCCCGATAGGCGATGTATCAGCAGCCAATCGCTGGGCATAGACGGCAAAGCCGCCAGCCTGACCTCCCGCGTTGCGACGGTCCTCCCAGGCGACGAGATACTGAGCTAGATTGGAACTAAAGGCCAGGCGCGGACGAAAGCCGCCGGCGGCAGCGTCCGAGACATCGCGGGTTGCCGTGACGGTTGGAGAATCCCCATTGAGAGCAAACTCGAGGGCTTTGATTCGACTTGCGCTGCTGGCATTGTTGCCACAATCTGCCGTCTGCGCACCGCCGATAGTTGGAGGTAGATAATCGTCGCCTTCCACATAGGCGACCACAAAACGCTGCCGCGTAGCATTGTAAACAATGCTAGGCGAATGTCGGTGCCCCGCTCCGCTCACCAATATCTGATCGGAGCGAGCGGACGCATCCACCACTCGCTGCATGCGAACTTGACATGAACCGCCGCGGACGGTCCACACCACTGCGAATGTTCCATTAGCGGCCGCTACCGATGGCAATGAGCTGCGCGCAACACTGTTGGTGTCCGAGATGCGAAACTCACTGCCTGCTGGCTGACCAGCAGGATTTAGAAAGCGACCGTAAACATCAAAGCCATCGGACTGTGAACCGGCATTGCGGGGAGATAGCCAAACCACCAGAAAGCGACTGCCGGTAGCATCATAGGCTATTGCCGGATAGACATCTGCATCTCTCTGATCACTGTTTCCGCTCGCTCCACCCAGACGTCCAGGTGGGACCACTGTTGCGGGCGCACCAGCTACGTAAGCCAGGGCCGCAATCGCCGTCAGAGTGGCAACAGTAACGAGCGCCAATGCCGCCGCGAGCGAGTAGCGCCATCGCCCAGCGAATAGAACGCTCCTCGACCCATGATACGCTTTCATAGTACACCTTGCCGTGTGCAGCATAAGGGGGAGAACGGATCAGGTAGGCAAGAAGCAAGACGTCGATAGACACCTTTTCTCTCGACAGGCTCTTATCGACGCCCTGCGCGCAACGAGAGATCAACGCAAGATAGTTGGCAGGTAGATTCTTCGCTCAGTCGCAACAGTGCTGATTTGCTTCCACGCCTGGTCGAATGTCATACCAACCAGATGCATCAGATCCACGCGCTCCGTTTCCCGTCGAATTACCGCAGCAACTTCACCCTTGCCAGATGCCCTATCCGCTTGGGCCACATTCAACAGGAATGATTCCAGATGGGTTGCCATCGCTTGCGAGAACACAACCTCTGACCCGTTGCCATTCACCCACAAGGCAAAACCGGCGTTCAACTCCTTTAAGATCTCGCCGCCTTGCCTGCGCAACGATGGGTCAAAAAGCACGAGGTAGCTGACCCGCCCTGTGTGCTTTTCATAGAGATTACGGTAATAGCGACCTGCGGTCGAGTTATTCAAGTGATCACGCACCCGGTAGAGTGTCGTTGCTAATTCCAGGGCAGATGACTGATCAGAGTGGAGTGCTATGTCATCGAGAATTACCGCAGCGACGCAAGTCGGGCACTCTGGGGGCTGCCATTGACCATCGAGACCGACGGCATCAAAACCGGAGCGTACAGCATTGGCCACTGCGGCGTCGTTGGCGTATAAGTCATTGGCTGACTGAATAGCCTGGGCGCGAGCATCTTCCAGGCTGGAGTTGGCCTGTAAGTAACGAGTAAGGGCGCGGAAAAAGATGCGCTCGGCCCTGTCCTTACCTACGGCTGCATGGGTGGCGATGTTGAAGAACGCCTTGTTGGGGATGCCGCTGTTAGTATGAACACCGCAATTGTCACTGCTTGTCTCGACCCAGTCTCTGACATGGTCGGGTTGACCAAATCGCTTGGGATCCGACAGATCACGTATCGCTTCCCGTCCTCCTAGTGCGTCGTCCGGGAGATCCTCGCCCATCAACCAATCTTCGCGATCGATCATGGCGCCAAAGATGTCCGAGAAACTCTCGTTCAGGGCGCCTGACTGCCATCTGTACTCCAGATTGGCGGTGCGTTCTGTGACAGCATGGGTCAGTTCATGGGCGACCACATCGTTGACAGGGAAATCGTCGCCATAGACCATCTGTGCACCATTCCAAAAAGCATTCGCATAATTGCGTGAATAGTGAACAGTTGAGATGATTTTTGCACCAGCATCATCAAAACTGTCACGATTATGCGTGTTCTTGAAGTAATTGTAGGTAGTACCGGCGAAATCGTGAGCATTATCAACATCGCGATCTCCTACCGGCCCATCGTTTTCCCGTCGTCGCAATGTCCCGGGCAAGCTAGTACCATGGTTAGCGTCGTAGGTTTCACGATTTCTCGCTGTGGGCACCGCTATTTCAGTTACCGCCCCCTGATACAACCTGTCGAGAACATCGTTGATGTCGCCGGTCTGCGCATCAATCACATAAACATTTCGAGATGGAATCGCATCATCCCGCAACTCTATTATCCAGGCAAGCCTGGCAGTTGCACCGGGGTTCTCCATGAGTCGAACGTAGACAA
Proteins encoded:
- a CDS encoding M4 family metallopeptidase — protein: MKRPVFAVLVISLWLFVSLAVGSTSFADLPLPPDVGQLRADAGGIVEITWNPLVNTPGFVSGVIPLDLVGLSQGERPDPNTTAFGILDRYATIFGMVAPAQELRVEQTDVDEIGMTHITMQQIYQGVEVYNATVKVHLSADGQSVAAIGNQYVPGIQLSSVQPAVTADDALAMAHQALPGGKLLAAPVLVVYVRLMENPGATARLAWIIELRDDAIPSRNVYVIDAQTGDINDVLDRLYQGAVTEIAVPTARNRETYDANHGTSLPGTLRRRENDGPVGDRDVDNAHDFAGTTYNYFKNTHNRDSFDDAGAKIISTVHYSRNYANAFWNGAQMVYGDDFPVNDVVAHELTHAVTERTANLEYRWQSGALNESFSDIFGAMIDREDWLMGEDLPDDALGGREAIRDLSDPKRFGQPDHVRDWVETSSDNCGVHTNSGIPNKAFFNIATHAAVGKDRAERIFFRALTRYLQANSSLEDARAQAIQSANDLYANDAAVANAVRSGFDAVGLDGQWQPPECPTCVAAVILDDIALHSDQSSALELATTLYRVRDHLNNSTAGRYYRNLYEKHTGRVSYLVLFDPSLRRQGGEILKELNAGFALWVNGNGSEVVFSQAMATHLESFLLNVAQADRASGKGEVAAVIRRETERVDLMHLVGMTFDQAWKQISTVATERRIYLPTILR